Proteins encoded within one genomic window of Fragaria vesca subsp. vesca linkage group LG1, FraVesHawaii_1.0, whole genome shotgun sequence:
- the LOC101291462 gene encoding G-type lectin S-receptor-like serine/threonine-protein kinase At1g61550-like — protein sequence MQLGCVTLFFLFIFSLLPSQYGAEVYNITPSHPLAEGQTLVSPSQIFELGFFRPNSSANKYVGLWHKSIFPRKIVWVANRDNPLAVTDTLATLRIGSSGSLELVDGKQSSVWSANISNCSFAVLLDIGNFVVKDVMGADLWDSFNNPSDSQLPYMLLGYDRSSGKRNFLTSWRSENDPSPGIFSTGLSADLPAQSFIWINGSTPYWRSGPWDKSRYIGIPSFNSQYQSPFTLVDNETQGTRYFSFSPDNFPADKPFAYMDMSSEGKLSFMLSVSGKNWSVDWQSSKNPCDIYGACGPFGVCKALESPICKCLKGFIPKSNEEWGKRNWTGGCVRRTNLFCENNTNNSVSSKGKDGFLKLERLEVPDFHEYRYSISVDKFEDCKIQCLSNCSCLAYAYVNNLGCLVWYKDLIDIQQFPSFGEDLYVRLADSELGRGKPIKLIASLSLTAIGLMSILVAIVFRLLRWHANQKRDVKSTTPHLKSTGLIKIYRDDLREYLGKHDLSELKIYDFDSILIATDSFSITNKLGQGGFGPVYKGMLPEGKEVAVKRLSSSSGQGVEEFKNEMLLISNLQHKNLVRIMGCCIKEDEKLLIYEFMPNKSLDTFLFDPRKRAVLNWATRFNIIQGVAKGLLYLHHDSYVKVIHRDLKVSNILLDEKMNPKISDFGLARIVEGTQSLENTQKVVGTRGYMSPEYAMGGVFSEKSDVYSFGVLVLEIISGKKNTSFYLYDQQLGFLAYAWNLWNEGRSLEFVDEVMGDLYSSSEVMTCVHVGLLCVQDNAADRPTMVDVVSILSSDKDGPQPKSPVFTIQNSAPQQQSENTISSKNEASITVIDGR from the exons ATGCAACTGGGTTGTGTTACTTTGTTTTTCTTATTCATCTTCAGTTTGCTTCCGTCACAGTATGGTGCTGAAGTATATAACATAACTCCTTCACACCCGTTAGCAGAGGGACAAACTCTAGTCTCTCCTAGCCAAATATTTGAATTAGGCTTTTTCAGACCTAATAGTTCTGCTAATAAGTATGTGGGATTGTGGCACAAAAGTATATTTCCTCGTAAAATTGTATGGGTGGCTAACAGAGATAATCCTCTTGCAGTTACAGATACCTTGGCTACCTTGAGAATTGGCAGCAGCGGGAGTTTGGAGCTCGTAGATGGGAAACAGAGTTCTGTGTGGTCAGCCAATATATCTAATTGTTCATTCGCAGTTCTTTTAGATATTGGGAACTTTGTTGTCAAGGATGTTATGGGAGCTGATTTGTGGGACAGTTTTAATAATCCTAGTGACTCACAACTGCCATACATGTTGCTGGGATATGATAGAAGTTCTGGAAAACGGAATTTCTTGACATCTTGGAGAAGTGAAAATGATCCATCACCGGGGATATTCTCAACTGGACTGTCAGCAGATTTGCCAGCACAGTCGTTCATTTGGATCAATGGATCTACTCCCTACTGGAGAAGTGGGCCATGGGATAAATCAAGGTATATTGGTATACCCTCATTTAATTCTCAGTATCAAAGTCCATTTACTCTTGTTGATAACGAGACGCAGGGAACAAGGTATTTCTCCTTCAGTCCTGACAATTTTCCAGCTGACAAACCCTTTGCATATATGGACATGTCTTCCGAAGGAAAATTGAGCTTTATGTTATCAGTAAGTGGCAAAAACTGGTCTGTTGACTGGCAGTCATCGAAAAACCCATGCGATATATATGGGGCCTGTGGACCTTTTGGGGTTTGCAAAGCTCTTGAATCTCCAATCTGCAAGTGTTTGAAAGGGTTTATACCCAAGTCAAATGAAGAATGGGGCAAAAGAAACTGGACTGGAGGTTGTGTGAGACGAACAAATTTGTTTTGTGAGAATAACACAAATAATTCAGTCTCATCAAAAGGAAAAGATGGGTTTTTGAAGTTGGAAAGATTGGAAGTACCCGATTTTCATGAATATCGGTATTCAATCTCTGTAGACAAGTTCGAAGACTGCAAGATACAGTGCCTGAGTAATTGTTCTTGCCTGGCTTATGCATATGTTAACAACCTAGGGTGTTTGGTCTGGTACAAAGACCTTATTGATATTCAGCAGTTTCCATCATTTGGAGAAGATCTTTATGTCCGCCTAGCAGACTCAGAACTAG GTAGAGGAAAACCGATAAAATTAATTGCCAGCCTTAGTCTTACAGCTATTGGATTGATGAGTATCTTGGTTGCTATTGTCTTCAGATTGCTAAGGTGGCATGCTAACCAAAAGC GAGATGTCAAATCAACAACACCACACTTGAAATCAACTGGTTTGATTAAGATTTATAGAGACGATCTTCGAGAATATTTAGGAAAGCATGATCTCTCAGAGCTAAAGATATATGATTTTGATAGCATACTAATCGCCACAGACAGCTTCAGCATCACAAACAAACTCGGACAAGGAGGCTTTGGCCCAGTTTATAAG GGGATGCTACCAGAAGGGAAGGAAGTAGCTGTGAAGAGACTATCTAGTAGCTCAGGACAAGGTGTTGAAGAGTTCAAGAATGAGATGCTTTTGATCTCCAATCTTCAACACAAAAATCTTGTCAGGATCATGGGATGCTGCATTAAAGAAGATGAGAAGTTACTGATTTATGAGTTCATGCCTAACAAAAGCCTGGATACTTTTCTATTCG ATCCGAGGAAGAGAGCAGTGCTTAATTGGGCTACACGTTTTAATATTATTCAGGGTGTTGCTAAAGGCCTTCTTTATCTCCACCATGATTCCTATGTGAAGGTGATTCATAGAGATCTTAAAGTCAGTAACATCCTCTTGGATGAGAAAATGAATCCAAAAATTTCAGATTTTGGATTAGCACGCATAGTTGAAGGAACACAGAGTCTGGAAAATACTCAGAAGGTTGTGGGAACACG TGGCTATATGTCTCCGGAGTATGCCATGGGTGGGGTCTTTTCCGAAAAATCTGATGTCTACAGCTTTGGGGTCTTGGTATTGGAGATTATTAGCGGCAAAAAGAATACCAGCTTCTATTTATATGACCAACAGCTAGGCTTTCTTGCTTAT GCATGGAACTTGTGGAATGAAGGCAGATCACTGGAGTTCGTAGATGAAGTAATGGGTGATTTATATTCCTCATCAGAAGTAATGACTTGCGTGCATGTTGGGCTTCTTTGTGTACAGGACAATGCTGCGGATAGACCTACCATGGTTGATGTAGTTTCAATTCTAAGCAGCGACAAAGATGGTCCGCAACCTAAGTCGCCCGTATTCACTATCCAAAACTCAGCTCCTCAGCAGCAGTCTGAGAATACTATTTCCTCCAAAAATGAAGCTAGCATTACTGTGATTGATGGACGTTAA
- the LOC101291174 gene encoding nicotinate phosphoribosyltransferase-like, producing MAAKSNGQALAGPTNPMVTPLLTDLYQFTMAYAYWKAGKHNERAVFDLYFRKNPFGGEYTVFAGLEECIKFIANFKLAEDEIDFVRQSLSSSCEEGFFDYLRGVDCADVEVYAIQEGSVVFPKVPLVRVEGPIAVVQLLETPFLNLINYASLVSTNAARHRFVAGESKMLLEFGLRRAQGPDGGIAASRYCYMGGFHATSNVAAGKIFGIPLRGTHSHAFVSSFMSPDEIIDKTLHSSDKSSTCEDFVSLVQTWLSKIQWSKSLNGTFGETNQSELAAFTSYALAFPDNFLALVDTYDVMRSGIPNFCAVALALNDLGYKAAGIRLDSGDLAYLSSEARKIFNIIEKEFGVPGFGKTLITASNDLNEETLDALNKQGHEVDAFGIGTHVVTCYAQAALGCVFKLVEINNQPRIKLSEDVTKVSIPCKKRSYRLFGKEGYPLVDIMTGENEPPPKVGERILCRHPFNESKRAYVVPQRVEELMKCFWHGPDGVREDLPPLKDIRERCISQLKKMRPDHMRRLNPTPYKVSVSAKLYDFIHFLWLNEAPVGELQ from the exons ATGGCGGCCAAATCCAACGGCCAGGCCCTCGCCGGCCCCACCAATCCAATGGTGACGCCTCTCCTCACCGATCTCTACCAGTTCACCATGGCCTACGCTTACTGGAAAGCCGGCAAGCACAACGAACGCGCCGT GTTTGATTTGTATTTCCGGAAGAATCCGTTCGGCGGCGAGTACACTGTGTTCGCCGGTCTAGAGGAATGCATCAAATTCATTGCTAATTTCAAATTGGCCGAGGACGAAATCGATTTCGTCCGCCAATCCTTGTCTTCTTCGTGTGAG GAAGGATTCTTTGACTATCTGAGAGGAGTTGACTGTGCCGATGTCGAAGTGTATGCTATCCAGGAGGGATCAGTTGTTTTTCCGAAGGTTCCTTTGGTTAGAGTTGAAGGACCTATCGCT GTGGTTCAGTTGCTCGAAACACCGTTCTTGAATCTCATTAACTACGCGTCATTAGTTTCTACAAATGCCGCGAGGCATCGTTTCGTTGCTGGAGAATCTAAAATGCTACTCGAGTTTGGGCTTCGTCGAGCTCAG GGACCTGATGGTGGAATAGCGGCATCTAGGTACTGCTATATGGGAGGATTTCATGCAACAAG TAATGTTGCCGCTGGAAAGATATTTGGGATCCCGCTTCGTGGAACACATTCACATGCTTTTGTCAGCTCATTCATG AGCCCAGACGAGATTATAGATAAAACACTGCATAGCAGTGATAAAAGCAGTACTTGTGAGGATTTTGTTAGCCTGGTTCAGACTTGGTTGAGCAAAATTCAG TGGTCAAAGTCATTAAATGGTACTTTTGGTGAGACCAATCAAAGTGAGCTTGCAGCTTTCACATCTTATGCCCTGGCATTCCCTGATAACTTTCTAGCTCTTGTAGACACATATGAT GTTATGAGGAGCGGAATCCCCAACTTCTGTGCAGTTGCTTTAGCATTAAATGATTTAGG GTACAAAGCAGCTGGTATTAGGTTGGATTCAGGTGATCTGGCATATCTCTCCTCTGAGGCTCGTAAGATTTTCAACATCATTGAGAAAGAATTTGGAGTACCTGGATTTGGAAAGACACTTATCACAGCTAGTAATGATCTAAATGAAGAAACTTTGGATGCTTTAAATAAACAG GGCCATGAGGTTGATGCATTTGGAATTGGGACCCATGTAGTTACTTGCTATGCTCAAGCTGCTCTTGGTTGTGTTTTCAAGCTTGTTGAGATAAATAATCAACCTCGCATCAAGCTTTCTGAAGACGTTACAAAG GTCTCTATCCCTTGTAAAAAACGATCTTACAGATTGTTTGGGAAAGAAGGTTATCCCCTGGTAGACATAATGACTGGAGAAAATGAACCACCTCCAAAG GTTGGAGAACGGATCCTGTGTCGTCACCCCTTTAATGAATCAAAGAGAGCATATGTAGTACCACAGCGTGTTGAGGAACTTATGAAATGCTTTTGGCATGGCCCAG ATGGAGTGAGAGAAGATTTGCCACCATTGAAGGACATACGGGAGCGCTGCATCAGCCAACTCAAGAAAATGCGTCCTGACCACATGAGGAGACTAAACCCCACTCCGTATAAG GTTAGTGTAAGTGCGAAATTGTACGACTTCATTCACTTCCTATGGCTCAACGAGGCACCTGTCGGGGAATTGCAGTGA
- the LOC101290893 gene encoding uncharacterized protein LOC101290893 gives MGMGDTFEYNYQNNNSCSSSAPASSVSVAQSHSSTDEISLFLQQILVRSSSLSGQQFLFSSSPAGYALPENLGRPSNDSFVGGGIRGVDGSMAVVTASGPNVSSSSVGASENEADEYDCESEEGLEALVDEAAVKSGGRSSSKRSRAAEVHNLSEKRRRSRINEKMKALQNLIPNSNKTDKASMLDEAIEYLKQLQLQVQMLSMRNGMSLHPMCLPGASQFSQIRMDFGGEENRPVHLNMSGILNMNQDTSTQNLYNPNQSYVPDLSNVVNSEDAFGLEASIQAHLGPFQLPNSSKGICRDELLQHQPVSVNHSETNPLEFELGAMATVSLPYNAQVSDQKGNGSLETSIIGRDRKESKPLKLIEQHHLDRKKGTQ, from the exons ATGGGAATGGGGGATACATTCGAGTACAATTACCAAAACAACAACTCCTGTTCATCTTCAGCTCCTGCTTCTTCGGTCTCAGTTGCTCAGAGTCATTCGTCCACGGACGAAATCTCTCTTTTTCTGCAGCAAATATTGGTGCGTTCTTCGTCTTTGAGCGGACAGCAGTTCTTGTTTTCGTCTTCGCCGGCTGGTTATGCTCTGCCGGAAAATCTCGGCCGTCCGAGCAATGATAGTTTCGTGGGAGGCGGGATCAGGGGAGTTGATGGTTCCATGGCGGTTGTAACGGCGAGTGGTCCAAATGTATCTTCGTCTTCGGTCGGAGCTAGTGAAAATGAGGCCGACGAGTATGATTGTGAAAGCGAG GAGGGTCTTGAAGCATTGGTAGACGAGGCGGCAGTGAAATCAGGTGGTCGAAGTTCTTCAAAGAGAAGCAGAGCTGCAGAAGTTCATAATTTGTCTGAAAAG AGGAGGAGGAGTAGGATTAATGAGAAAATGAAGGCATTGCAGAATCTCATCCCAAATTCTAACAAG ACAGACAAGGCTTCAATGCTTGATGAAGCCATTGAGTACCTCAAACAGCTCCAGCTTCAAGTACAG ATGTTATCAATGAGAAATGGCATGAGTTTGCATCCCATGTGCCTACCTGGAGCTTCGCAATTCTCTCAGATAAGAATGGACTTTGGTGGTGAGGAAAATAGGCCTGTGCATTTGAACATGTCAGGCATATTGAATATGAACCAGGATACCTCAACACAAAATTTGTACAATCCAAACCAGTCCTATGTACCAGATTTGTCAAATGTAGTCAATTCAGAAGATGCATTTGGATTGGAAGCATCTATTCAGGCTCACTTGGGACCCTTTCAGCTCCCAAACTCATCCAAG GGAATCTGCAGGGATGAACTGTTGCAGCATCAACCAGTTAGTGTAAATCATTCAGAGACTAATCCTTTAG AATTTGAATTGGGAGCCATGGCTACAGTTTCACTTCCCTATAATGCTCAAGTATCTGATCAGAAGGGTAATGGTTCCCTGGAAACAAGCATCATAGGAAGAGACCGCAAAGAAAGCAAGCCCTTAAAGTTGATAGAACAACATCATCTTGACAG GAAGAAGGGTACTCAGTAA